TATTCCAATCAAAATCTATAAAAGCCAGAAGGATTGTAATGACGATAAACGATCAAAGTAGACGTCTCTTTTTACAAGGGATGGGCGCAGCTGGCTTGGCCGGCGCTTTGCCTCTTATGGCAGTGGGAGCCGGCGCCAGCGGTGAAGGCTTAAGCGGACACGTGCTTCACGAGGTCGTACCACCCGGCCCGGTGGAAACGCCCAAACATGCGATCCGCTTCGCTGTGTGCGGTATGAGCCATGATCACATTTATCTGATGGTGGAAGCCATTCGACGCGGCGGCGGCGAGCTGGTGCTCGCCTATGCAACGGAGCCTGACAAGATTGCCGGTTTCAAAAAGCGCTATCCCGATGTCAAGTGGGCATCAACCGTCGAGGAGATTTTGAACGACAAGTCGATCCAACTGGTGCTAAGTTCTCAGATCGCCAGTGAGCGCGCTCCTCTTGGTGTACGCGTTATGAAGAGCGGGAAGGATTTTCTTTCGGACAAGCCAGGAATAACCACGCTCGATCAGCTTGCAGCCGTTCGCAAAACGATCTCGGAGACTGGGCGTATTTATGCTGTGGAGTACTCTGAGCGGTTCGATGTGAAGGCGGCGGTCAAGGCTGGAGAGCTAGTGAAGCAAGGGGTGATCGGACGGGTCATTCAGACGATCAACATTGCGCCGCACCAAATCTCACAGCGCGCAGGAGATGCTGGCGGGTCGGGTGGACGTCCCGACTGGTTCTGGAACGATGCGCAGTTCGGCGGCATTCTTTGCGACATCGGCTCTCACCAAATCGACCAGTTCCTCTATTACACCGGTTCCACAAAGGCTGAGGTCGTAGCGTCACAGATAGCGAATCTGCAGCATCCAGAGCACCCCCATTTCCAGGACTTCGGCGACATGATGCTGCATGGAAACAATGGCTGTGGATACGTGCGCCTGGACTGGTTTACACCTTATGGCCTGGGCACGTGGGGAGATGGACGACTCTTCATCCTGGGGACCGAGGGATACATCGAAGCACGCAAGTACACTAATGTTGCAGTGAACACGCAGGGAAATAATCTCTTTGTCGTCGATGGCAAGAGTTCACGTTATATCGACTGCAACAACCTGACTCTTCCATTCGGTCCACAGCTTGTTGGGGATGTCGTCAATCGTACTCATACCGCACAAGACCAGGAGCAGTGCCTGCTGGCCGCAGAACTGAGCATCAAAGCCCAGAGCAATGCAAAGCGAGTTCATCTTGATTGGCAGAAGAAGCCTTAATTCTCCGGACAGTTCTGTAAAGGAAACGCATATGTCGAGTAGTCGTCGCACGTTCCTCAAGACTTCCGCTGCGGTGGCTGCAGTGGGTTTCCCCACCATCGTTCCCTCCAGCGTCTTCGGTCAGAACGCTCCGTCGAACCGTATCCAGATTGGGGCCATCGGCGTGGGTCGGATCTCTCGCGGCCATGACATGCCGAGCGTAATGCAGTTCACAGGCGTGGCTGGACGCGACAATCGCATCATCGCGGTCTGTGACCTCGATAGCAAGCGGGTGGAACTTGGCAAGAAGTTCGTGGACGATACCTACACAAACAAATTAGGTAGAGAGCATCGCGGAACCCTTGGATATGCGAACTACAAAGAACTGCTAGCTAACAAAGACATCGACGCCGTTCTGATTTCTACGCCAGACCACCAGCACGCGCGATTGGCAATCGAATCCGTGCATGCCGGGAAAGATGTCTATCTTCAAAAGCCTGCCTC
This genomic stretch from Terriglobus saanensis SP1PR4 harbors:
- a CDS encoding Gfo/Idh/MocA family protein, which encodes MAVGAGASGEGLSGHVLHEVVPPGPVETPKHAIRFAVCGMSHDHIYLMVEAIRRGGGELVLAYATEPDKIAGFKKRYPDVKWASTVEEILNDKSIQLVLSSQIASERAPLGVRVMKSGKDFLSDKPGITTLDQLAAVRKTISETGRIYAVEYSERFDVKAAVKAGELVKQGVIGRVIQTINIAPHQISQRAGDAGGSGGRPDWFWNDAQFGGILCDIGSHQIDQFLYYTGSTKAEVVASQIANLQHPEHPHFQDFGDMMLHGNNGCGYVRLDWFTPYGLGTWGDGRLFILGTEGYIEARKYTNVAVNTQGNNLFVVDGKSSRYIDCNNLTLPFGPQLVGDVVNRTHTAQDQEQCLLAAELSIKAQSNAKRVHLDWQKKP